Genomic window (Pristiophorus japonicus isolate sPriJap1 chromosome 9, sPriJap1.hap1, whole genome shotgun sequence):
tcacgcctgcaaacctggtttaagtttatatccactcagcaaatcgatTTTAAGAAAAGCCCgtcggccgatgagacactgttaaggtgccagtgtcctgctggtttgctcggcattttgcctgtaatcgacaccgtattttggtctccgtatttaaggaaggatatacttgcattggaggctgttcagagaaggttcactacgttgattccggaggtgagggggttgactaatgaagataagttgagtaggttggtcttATACACATtgaagctcagaagaatgagaggtgatcttatcaaaacatataagataatgagggggctcgacaaggtggatgcagaacggACATTtcaactcaggggaaactaaaactagggaacatagtcttagaataaggggccgcccatttgaaactgagatgaggaatttcttctctcagagggttgtaaatctatggaatcctctgccccagagagctgtggaggctgggtttttgaatataattaaggcggagatagacagatttttgagtgataagggagtaaagcgtcatggggagcaggcagggaagtggaactgagtccataatcagagcagcgatgatcttattaaatggcggagcaggatcaagggtccaaatgttctactcctgctcctatttcttattttccaactgaacatttctcccagtgtaacctttgctgtattgAAATTTGTGTCTTTTAacaagcctcaggtccttgctcatgtctgctgcaattgtatagaaagggtatgtgtaaagagatggtctttgtatggaaatgtgaaacaaggaaacactatctgtgtgtgacagtgacacaacCTTGTGGGCACAGGCAGAatacaccgatatccttgtggttatggtttgagcagggtcagttcaccaatgctcaagctaagaggtggcaggatcgggagcagcggcagtaaataaaatctaaatgtaaattccaatatagtttatcttcatttattcctattttaatagcttttgctgaatgtggcccaatccaagtgccaggatattgaatcaggcccaccatagaaaattagGGTCACACCctggaggtagacaatgtcaactaggttccccccatccaccaacctaacaacttcttcaCTAATTCAAGCTAATTTGTAAGACGTGACCTTGTTTTGCGGAAGCCTTGTTCAGTAtttgtaatggccccttccctttccccatgatcgaaaacagcatctctcaggatcccttcaagcatctTCCTGGTGATCGAAGTCAATTTAATGAGTCTTTAGTTCCCTGCCTCAGATTTGcccccaatttggaaaatgggaactacgtgtgctgccttccaatctcagggaacaacccatgactattgagctgttggagatacgggcaaggggctgacagagcacccgtaCCATCTCGTTAATCACCTTTGGGTGGGTATCATGTGGACCTTCACGCATCAGAATTAACCCGCACAGCGACTTTGCTGTCGGTGAAGAGAAACGAGAAAGACCAAAGTGttctttgcccctctcagtgtggccctgaaggactgtgtccaggctgaagttctgttcccccatacgatcctccccccagattgtcctttctcagctccagccagttgatgctaaacactcaggtggcaaagacaaaaatccacagcaatatgttgaaagcaacactaatttacgtGTCTGtattaaatattaaactccagttccgttacaggagttattaacatcagcgttacaaGAGTTATTAACCCCAACTGTTAGAATGAACACGATTCggtccgggatgtgattaacagcagcaataacagcagaatccaacctctgcaatcacttgtgaactcgctggtgtctccgcaggtgggatgactgagtgaatcccttcccacattcagagcaggtgaatgacctctccccagtgtgaactcgctggtgcgtcaGGAGAtactgtttgcttttaaaactcttctcacagtcagaacatttaaacggtctctctccagtgtgaactcgctggtgtatcaggagatactgtttgcttttaaaactcttctcacaggcagaacatttcaacagcctctccccagtgtaagctcgctggtgtgtcagcaggtcggatgactgagtgaatcccttcccacactcagagcaggtgaacggcctctccgctgtgtgaactcgctggtgtgtcagcaggtgggatagctgagtgaatctcttcccacagttggagcagatgaacggcctctccccagtgtgaactcgctggtgtgccagcaggtcggatgatcgagtgaatcccttcccacagtcggagcagctaaacggcctctccccagtgtgaactcgctggtgtgccagcaggtcgaaTGAtgtagtgaattccttcccacagtcggagcagatgaacggcctctccccagtgtgaaatcgtcgATGTGTTtctagctgggacgggtagttgaatcgtttcccacagtccccacatttaaatggtttctccccagtgtgactgcgcttgtgtctctccaggttggatgattggctgaagccttgtccacactcgGAGCACATGTActgtttctccctgctgtgaatgatgccttctgcttccatggtcaaaagctgatgatattccagtccggatgtatcgagtgactctgtcagatcttgaggtgatgtttggtttgagcttcaagtctacaaatcctccccttttaacactctgttaaaagtgaatttcaaacaggaaaaagtgagtgtgagagagaaatcaaaggcaaaaatcaaaaagggccacattacaaaaaattctaaaatgttaaaaaaaaacaagcctgaagactctgtgtctcaatgcaaggagtattcataataaggtggatgaattaactgcgcagatagataTATGTTAAAagtattgggattacagagacatggctccagggtgaccaaggctgggaactcaacatccaggggtattcaatattcaggaatgatagacagaaaggaaaaggaggtggggtagcgttgctggttaaagaggggattaacgcaatagtaaggaaggacattagcttggatgttgtggaatctgtatgggtagagctttggaacaccaaagggcagaaaacgcgagtgggagttgtttacagaccaccaaacagtagtagtgaggttggggatggcatcaaactgcAAATTagcaatgcgtgcaataaaggtacagcatttatcatggctgactttaatctacatatagattgggctaaccaaactggtagcaatacggtggaggaggatttcctggcgtgtataaggaatggttttctagaccaatatgtcgaggaaccaaccagagagctagccatcctagactgggtgttgtgtaatgagagaggattaattagcaatcttgttgtgcgaggccccttggggaagagtgaccataatatggtagaattcttcattaaggtggagagtgacacagttacttcagagactagggtactgaatttaaagaaaggtaacttcaatggtatgagatgtgaattggctagtacAGACTGGCGagttatacttaaagggttaatggtggataggcaatagcagatatttaaagatcacatggatgaacttcaacaattgtacatccctgtctggggtaaaaataacacagggaaagtggctcaaccgtggctaacaagagaaatacggaaaagtgttgaatccaaggaagaggcatataaattggccagaaaaatcaacaaacctgaggactggaagagatttagaattcagcagaggaggacaaagggtttaactaggagggggaaattagagtatgagtgtaagcttgcagggagcatacaaactgactgcaaaagcttctatcgatttgtgaagagaaaaagattagtgaagacaaatgtaagtcccttgcagtcagaatcaggtgaatttacaatggggaacaacgaaatggctgaccaattgaacaaatacattggttctgtcttcactaaggaagacaaaaataaccttctggaaatactagagaccgagggtccagcgagaaggaggaactgaaggaaatccttattagtaaggatattgtgttagggaaattgatggcattgaaggccgataaatccctagggcctgatagtctgcatcccagagtacttaaggaagtggcccagaaatagtggatgccttggtggtcattttcccacattctatgaactctgggtcagttcctatggattggagggtagctaatgtaaccccactttttaaaaaagaggggagagagaaaacagggaattatagactgattagcctgacatcggtagtggggaagtgttggaatcaattattaaagatgtaatagcagcgcatttggaaaacagtgacaggattggtccaagtcagcatggatttatgaaagggaaatcatgcttgacaaatcttctggagtcttttgaggatgtaactagtggagtggacaagggagcaccagtggatgtggtgtatttggactttcaaaaggcttttgacaaggtcccacacaagagactagtgtgcaaaattaaagtataaggtattgggggtaatgtattgatgtggatagagaactggttggcagataggaagcaaagagtaggaataaattggtcctttccagaatggcaggcagtgactagtggagtcctGCAagttttagtgctgggaccccagctatttacaatatacattaatgatttagacaaaggaattgaatgtaatatctccaagtttgcagatgacactaagctgagtggcagtgtgagctgagaggaggatgctaagaggctgcacggtaacttggacaggttaggcgagtgggcaaatgcatggcagatgcagtataatgttgatacatgtgaggttatctactttggtggcaaaaacatgaaggcaaaatattatctgaatggtgacagattaggaaaaggggaggtgcaacgagatttgggtgtcatggtacatcagttattgaaagttgccatgcagacacagcaggtggtgaagaaggcaaatggaatgttggccttcatagcgagaggatttgagtatagcagcagggaggtcttgctgcagttgtacagaccttggtgaggccacaccttgaatattgtgttcagttttggtctcctaatctgaagaaggacattcttgcttatgagggagtgcagcgaaggttcaccagattgattcccgcgatg
Coding sequences:
- the LOC139273355 gene encoding zinc finger protein 211-like, translating into MEAEGIIHSREKQYMCSECGQGFSQSSNLERHKRSHTGEKPFKCGDCGKRFNYPSQLETHRRFHTGERPFICSDCGKEFTTSFDLLAHQRVHTGERPFSCSDCGKGFTRSSDLLAHQRVHTGERPFICSNCGKRFTQLSHLLTHQRVHTAERPFTCSECGKGFTQSSDLLTHQRAYTGERLLKCSACEKSFKSKQYLLIHQRVHTGERPFKCSDCEKSFKSKQYLLTHQRVHTGERSFTCSECGKGFTQSSHLRRHQRVHK